One part of the Vicia villosa cultivar HV-30 ecotype Madison, WI linkage group LG6, Vvil1.0, whole genome shotgun sequence genome encodes these proteins:
- the LOC131610982 gene encoding light-inducible protein CPRF2, which translates to MESEKRYASASSSLSPTSSSSSSSSSPSDEIEAAETLAYFSRLAMRRHTTHSTDNSCNNRFNLDSPIPHSDPPPPSSGQGVAGQQQDEKMSSTTSIETERIQQNDCLRNIKLEQDADLSKTNHCNKSSRRNFTEEEKEARRIRRVLANRESARQTIRRRQALSEELSRKAASLVLENENLKRKKELALKEYQSLETTNKLLKAQVSKSINTKLEKTPVEQELSMAEVAPMSGNSPWFRCNHFPVRQLFWPSIFQSSNQVHTPFNSIAIPSHVYEPCSSESESPHKQDNLINDNRTQNLLYMFQCPWLYPPPDIGNGQPSASSCVEDKQDNLPLDEQCSTSLSLNRAGNRDCHATVPIKLKTESTEWTKSRSSSDPGHTTPCFSLDGVEQKKRCHNIENFHRPAFDCNGHASVVKQEPELQLNLASNTKVSSTVSSLEKKQEQFICPGKNLVDAVAAAEARKRRKELTKLKSNQSRRMEC; encoded by the exons ATGGAATCAGAGAAACGCTATGCTTCAGCTTCTTCTTCTCTCTCCCCTACTTCTTCAtcctcctcttcttcttcctctccgtCCGACGAGATTGAGGCGGCGGAGACTCTAGCTTACTTTTCCCGATTAGCAATGCGCCGCCACACTACTCATTCCACCgataattcctgcaacaaccgaTTCAACCTCGACTCACCGATTCCTCACTCGGATCCTCCTCCGCCTAGTTCG GGCCAAGGTGTTGCAGGTCAGCAGCAAGATGAAAAAATGTCGAGCACTACATCGATCGAAACAGAAAGGATTCAACAAAATGACTGCTTAAGAAACATTAAGTTGGAGCAGGATGCTGATTTATCTAAGACTAATCACTGCAACAAGTCGTCAAGACGTAATTTTACAGAG GAAGAAAAAGAAGCACGGAGGATACGAAGGGTATTGGCTAATAGAGAGTCCGCTAGGCAGACAATTCGCCGCAGGCAG GCTCTGAGTGAGGAGTTAAGCAGAAAAGCTGCCTCGTTAGTGCTGGAAAATGAAAACCTAAAGAGA AAGAAGGAACTGGCTTTGAAAGAGTATCAGTCTTTAGAGACTACAAATAAGCTATTAAAAGCACAA GTATCTAAGTCAATAAACACGAAACTGGAAAAAACTCCTGTTGAGCAGGAGTTATCTATGGCCGAGGTAGCACCTATGTCTGGTAATAGTCCATGGTTTCGTTGTAACCATTTTCCGGTTAGACAATTATTTTGGCCCTCCATCTTTCAATCTTCTAATCAAGTTCATACACCATTTAACTCCATTGCCATTCCATCACATGTATACGAACCATGTTCTTCTGAGTCTGAATCTCCTCACAAGCAAGATAACCTTATAAATGACAATCGAACACAAAATCTATTGTACATGTTTCAATGTCCTTGGTTATACCCTCCTCCGGATATTGGAAATGGACAACCATCGGCTTCCAGTTGTGTAGAAGATAAACAAGATAATCTTCCTCTAGATGAACAATGCAGTACTAGTTTATCCTTAAATAGAGCAGGAAATAGGGATTGTCATGCAACTGTACCTATCAAATTGAAAACAGAATCTACTGAGTGGACCAAATCCAGATCTAGTAGTGATCCTGGTCACACCACTCCATGTTTTTCTTTGGATGGAGTTGAGCAGAAAAAAAGATGTCACAATATAGAAAATTTCCATAGACCTGCATTTGATTGTAATGGACATGCTTCTGTAGTCAAGCAAGAACCCGAGCTTCAGTTAAATTTGGCTTCCAACACCAAGGTATCTTCAACAGTTTCTTCACTGGAAAAGAAACAAGAACAGTTCATATGCCCAGGAAAAAATCTAGTAGATGCAGTTGCTGCGGCAGAGGCACGAAAGAGGAGAAAGGAACTAACAAAACTAAAAAGTAACCAAAGCCGCCGGATGGAGTGTTGA